A region of Methyloversatilis discipulorum DNA encodes the following proteins:
- a CDS encoding type II toxin-antitoxin system Phd/YefM family antitoxin — translation MSTEVSKSQFKARALEYFRDVERSGEPLIVTDRGEPRLEVRRFTQRERSPLDILRGSVLRYDRPTEPVGEDDWDAAR, via the coding sequence ATGAGTACCGAAGTATCGAAATCGCAGTTCAAAGCGCGCGCGCTCGAATACTTCCGCGACGTGGAACGCAGCGGCGAACCCCTCATCGTGACCGACCGCGGCGAACCGCGGCTGGAAGTACGTCGCTTCACACAGCGGGAGCGCTCGCCACTGGACATCCTGCGCGGCTCGGTGCTGCGCTATGACCGGCCGACCGAACCGGTGGGAGAAGACGACTGGGATGCCGCACGGTGA
- a CDS encoding DUF4160 domain-containing protein, which translates to MRTLDVTGASLPRRALALTIEWAMEHRTELMEDWTLCQSRQRPKRIKPLK; encoded by the coding sequence ATCCGGACGCTTGACGTAACAGGCGCCAGCCTGCCGCGCCGGGCACTTGCCCTGACCATTGAATGGGCGATGGAACATCGCACCGAACTGATGGAGGACTGGACGCTGTGTCAATCCAGACAACGCCCGAAGCGGATCAAACCACTGAAGTGA
- a CDS encoding LysR family transcriptional regulator has protein sequence MRSAEAGSFSEAARRLGLTSAAVGKSVAKLEMRLGVRLFHRSTRSLKLTEAGERFLGEVSGSLATIQSAMANLADAHGQPAGTLKVSMGNAFGREHIVPLLSDFLRRYPAIVPDWHFDNRAVDLIAEGFDAAIGGGFELPPGLVARELARAHVVLVASAGYLAGRPVVSHPDELAAHDGIFIRSPQTGRIRPWALIHSTDPRRMEQRPITMQLRMTMSDPAAALEAAEQNLGIAVVSMPNALPYLEHGRLVRVLPDWYVDAGPLSLYFSAQKLLPAKTRAFVDFIVAHFRTQKLAQRFSAF, from the coding sequence GTGCGCAGCGCAGAAGCCGGCAGCTTTTCGGAAGCCGCGCGAAGGCTGGGCCTGACATCGGCGGCCGTCGGCAAGAGCGTTGCAAAGCTGGAAATGCGCCTCGGCGTGCGGCTGTTCCACCGCAGCACGCGCAGCCTGAAGCTGACCGAGGCCGGCGAGCGCTTTCTGGGTGAAGTCAGCGGCAGTCTTGCCACCATACAGAGCGCCATGGCCAACCTGGCCGATGCGCACGGGCAACCGGCCGGAACGCTGAAGGTCAGCATGGGCAATGCTTTCGGGCGCGAGCACATCGTGCCCTTGCTGAGTGATTTCCTCAGGCGCTATCCGGCCATCGTGCCTGACTGGCATTTCGATAACAGGGCGGTGGATCTGATCGCCGAGGGCTTCGACGCAGCCATCGGCGGAGGCTTCGAATTGCCGCCAGGGCTGGTGGCGCGGGAACTTGCGCGCGCGCACGTCGTGCTGGTGGCCTCGGCGGGCTATCTCGCGGGGCGTCCGGTTGTTTCGCACCCTGACGAGCTCGCTGCCCATGACGGCATCTTCATCCGCTCGCCGCAGACCGGGCGCATCCGGCCCTGGGCGCTGATTCACAGCACCGATCCGCGGCGTATGGAACAGCGGCCGATCACGATGCAGCTACGCATGACGATGAGCGACCCCGCGGCCGCGCTCGAAGCGGCGGAGCAGAACCTTGGCATCGCGGTGGTCAGCATGCCCAATGCGTTGCCGTATCTCGAACACGGGCGACTCGTTCGCGTGCTGCCCGACTGGTACGTCGACGCCGGGCCGCTTTCACTCTATTTCTCGGCGCAGAAACTGTTGCCCGCCAAGACGCGGGCGTTCGTCGATTTCATCGTCGCGCACTTCCGCACACAGAAACTTGCACAGCGGTTCTCCGCCTTCTGA
- a CDS encoding type II toxin-antitoxin system VapC family toxin has product MIVLDTHALLWWANGERAQLSAAAASAIDAEMDGGQILVSSMSAWELAMLVERGRVALSMDVASWLDTLSRIDAVQIVPVDSEIAVKSVQLPGDFHKDPADRIIVATARKFAAPLVSADEKIRSYPHVRAIW; this is encoded by the coding sequence GTGATCGTGCTCGATACCCACGCGCTGCTGTGGTGGGCCAACGGCGAACGCGCGCAATTGTCCGCCGCCGCAGCGTCCGCAATCGACGCCGAAATGGACGGCGGCCAGATCCTCGTTTCAAGCATGTCTGCCTGGGAGTTGGCCATGCTGGTCGAGCGCGGGCGCGTCGCGCTGTCGATGGACGTCGCATCCTGGCTCGACACCCTGAGCCGGATCGACGCGGTACAGATCGTGCCGGTGGACAGTGAAATCGCCGTGAAGAGCGTGCAACTGCCGGGCGACTTCCACAAGGACCCGGCCGACCGCATCATCGTCGCCACCGCGCGCAAGTTCGCCGCACCGCTCGTCAGCGCCGACGAAAAGATCAGGAGCTACCCGCATGTGCGGGCGATCTGGTGA
- a CDS encoding DUF2442 domain-containing protein: protein MSIQTTPEADQTTEVIPAAPWRIKALSVLPDYRLAVTFMDDTQGIADFSAILTATECGIFEALKDKTFFDQARLNLGAVTWPNGADMDPAWMYEQIRVNKFWSVPF from the coding sequence GTGTCAATCCAGACAACGCCCGAAGCGGATCAAACCACTGAAGTGATCCCCGCAGCGCCCTGGCGGATCAAGGCGCTTTCGGTGCTGCCCGATTACCGCTTGGCCGTCACCTTCATGGATGACACGCAGGGCATCGCGGATTTTTCAGCGATTCTGACGGCCACGGAATGCGGCATCTTCGAAGCGCTCAAGGACAAGACCTTTTTCGATCAGGCCCGCCTGAATCTCGGCGCCGTGACCTGGCCCAACGGAGCAGACATGGACCCGGCGTGGATGTATGAACAGATCCGGGTGAATAAATTTTGGTCTGTACCCTTTTAA